A single window of Lutzomyia longipalpis isolate SR_M1_2022 chromosome 1, ASM2433408v1 DNA harbors:
- the LOC129797617 gene encoding trypsin-1-like, with protein MIWRNYRWTLFFIYLISIVHCVPLTDGRAQFTGNSILNFPDDTFNGTQQGDIQLPGLLDTFSLLQRYQVCNTPDGKKGRCMRIKHCSVFDTQQNIGQLMEHLCVIEQATIGVCCAEHVTRLSFGDTLDPPPSISGASGGKIVNRPEERGCGVSTGQFPSKIIGGQPSHPAEWPWMAALLTPGPSKAFAGGSLITDRHVLTAAHCTTNLKPEELFVRLGEYDFTIHDETRAKDFRVSEIREHSEYDPITYENDIAIVKLDRPTVFNTYIWPICMPPIGETWEGYSGVVAGWGTQFFGGPLSNVLMEVSMPIWKQQECIDAFADRIVSSVMCAGGYDGGQDSCQGDSGAPLMVMLPNKRWVIVGIVSWGVQCGKAQRPGVYTRIDSHIDWIIENAVF; from the exons ATGATTTGGAGGAATTATCGCTGGACTCTGTTCTTCATCTATCTCATTAGTATTGTCCACTGTGTGCCACTGACTGATGGACGAG CTCAGTTTactggaaattcaattttaaattttcctgatGACACCTTCAATGGGACACAGCAGGGGGATATACAGCTTCCGGGTCTGCTGGATACATTT AGTCTTCTCCAACGCTATCAAGTCTGCAATACGCCGGATGGGAAGAAGGGACGCTGTATGCGCATCAAGCATTGTTCTGTCTTCGATACGCAACAGAATATCGGGCAATTGATGGAACACTTATGTGTGATTGAACAAGC AACAATTGGGGTCTGCTGTGCTGAGCATGTGACAAGATTGAGTTTTGGGGACACCCTGGATCCCCCACCCAGTATATCCGGGGCCAGTGGAGGAAAGATTGTCAATCGACCCGAGGAGCGTGGGTGTGGTGTCTCGACTGGGCAGTTTCCATCGAAAATAATAGGTGGGCAACCTTCTCATCCCGCTGAGTGGCCATGGATGGCAGCACTATTGACACCAGGGCCTAGTAAGGCTTTTGCAGGGGGATCCCTAATTACAGACAGACATGTCCTTACTGCTGCCCACTGTACCACCAACTTGAAGCCCGAAGAATTATTTGTTCGACTTGGTGAATACGATTTTACCATTCATGATGAGACAAGAGCTAAAGATTTTCGTGTTTCTGAAATTCGTGAACACAGTGAATACGATCCAATAAC ATATGAAAATGATATAGCAATAGTAAAATTGGACAGACCAACAGTGTTCAATACGTATATCTGGCCAATTTGCATGCCACCAATTGGAGAAACTTGGGAAGGATATAGTGGAGTTGTAGCAG GATGGGGCACGCAATTCTTCGGTGGGCCGCTGTCAAATGTACTCATGGAGGTTTCCATGCCCATATGGAAACAACAGGAGTGTATTGATGCTTTCGCTGATCGCATTGTAAGCTCTGTAATGTGTGCCGGTGGTTACGATGGTGGCCAGGATTCGTGTCAAGGCGATAGTGGAGCACCATTGATGGTGATGCTTCCAAATAAGCGCTGGGTTATCGTTGGTATCGTATCTTGGGGTGTTCAGTGTGGAAAAGCTCAACGACCCGGCGTATATACGAGAATTGATTCCCATATTGATTGGATCATTGAAAATGCTGTTTTTTAA